Proteins from a single region of Corylus avellana chromosome ca11, CavTom2PMs-1.0:
- the LOC132165851 gene encoding diacylglycerol kinase 2 isoform X3, translated as MDDNPDVFAFCFYCDEPCGVPFLDASPTWHCLWCQRLIHVKCHAKMEKESGDVCDLGPLKRTILSPLCVKEVDEANSGVGMLTSITKEIISSSVYGQIKRRNHRSSRGSSRSINGKLQDASVTDTAVDYALNGLADLKRPSVDLNIDYKKKDGKPLSVKGIHNGLRQRKNGTATYCQIKKLALVDLPQDARPVLVFINARSGGQDGPTLRWRLNMLLNPVQIFELTASQGPEVGLDLFSKVQYFKVLVCGGDGTVSWVLDAIEKHNFESPPPVAILPLGTGNDLSRVLQWGRGFSTVDGQGGLTTLLQNINHAAVTMVDRWKVNIREENPERKVNKVQSKFMMNYLGIGCDAKVAYEVHVTREINPEKFCSQFVNKLRYAKEGARDIMDRTCADLPWRVCLEVDGKDIDIPKDSEGLIVLNIGSYMGGVDLWQNDYEHDDDFTVQSMHDKLLEVVCVCGAWHLGKLQVGLSQARRLAQGTVIRIHSSSPFPVQIDGEPFMKQPGSIEISHHGQVFMLRRASEEPRGHAAAIMADVLVDAECRGIINASQKKVLLQQMALLLT; from the exons ATGGATGATAACCCTGATgtatttgctttctgtttttaCTGTGATGAACCATGTGGTGTTCCTTTTCTTGATGCATCTCCTACATGGCATTGCCTATGGTGTCAGCGCCTCATTCATGTCAAATGTCATGCCAAAATGGAGAAAGAATCTGGTGATGTTTGTGATCTGGGTCCTCTTAAAAGGACTATTCTTTCTCCACTCTGCGTTAAAGAAGTTGATGAAGCAAACAGTGGAGTTGGAATGCTAACTTCTATCACAAAGGAAATTATATCTTCTTCTGTTTATGGTCAGATTAAAAGAAGGAACCACCGCAGCAGCCGTGGAAGCAGTCGTTCTATTAATGGTAAGTTGCAAGATGCTTCAGTGACTGATACAGCTGTGGATTATGCGCTTAATGGCCTTGCTGATTTGAAGAGGCCCAGTGTTGATTTGAATATTGATTACAAAAAGAAGGATGGCAAACCACTCAGTGTAAAGGGGATCCATAATGGGTtaagacaaagaaaaaatggaaCTGCCACGTATTGTCAAATTAAGAAACTTGCACTGGTTGATTTGCCGCAAGATGCCAGACCTGTTTTGGTATTTATAAATGCCAGGAGTGGAGGTCAAGATGGGCCTACTCTTCGGTGGAGACTGAACATGCTATTAAACCCTGTGCAG ATTTTTGAATTGACTGCTTCTCAGGGCCCTGAGGTGGGTTTGGATTTGTTCAGTAAAGTACAATACTTTAAGGTTTTGGTCTGTGGTGGAGATGGCACCGTTTCATGGGTCCTTGATGCAATCGAGAAGCACAATTTTGAATCACCTCCACCTGTTGCTATCCTTCCACTCGGTACAGGAAATGATTTGTCAAGGGTACTGCAGTGGGGAAGAGGTTTTTCTACAGTTGATGGACAAGGTGGCTTGACCACACTTTTGCAGAACATTAATCATGCTGCAGTTACAATGGTAGATCGCTGGAAAGTAAATATTAGAGAAGAAAATCCAGAACGCAAAGTTAATAAAGTGCAATCCAAGTTCATGATGAACTATTTAG GTATTGGATGTGATGCAAAGGTTGCTTATGAAGTTCATGTTACTCGGGAGATAAATCCAGAAAAGTTCTGTAGTCAG TTTGTTAATAAATTGCGATATGCCAAAGAGGGTGCCAGGGATATAATGGATAGAACTTGTGCTGATTTACCATGGCGAGTTTGCCTTGAAGTCGATGGGAAAGACATTGACATTCCAAAG GATTCTGAGGGTTTAATTGTGCTCAACATTGGCAGCTATATGGGTGGAGTAGATCTTTGGCAAAATGACTAtgagcatgatgatgattttactGTGCAGTCCATGCATGATAAATTGCTTGAGGTTGTATGTGTTTGTGGAGCATGGCACCTTGGCAAACTTCAG GTTGGACTTTCCCAAGCTAGAAGACTAGCTCAAGGGACAGTCATAAGAATACATTCTTCCAGTCCTTTCCCAGTTCAAATAGATGGGGAGCCATTCATGAAGCAACCTGGAAGCATAGAAATATCACACCATGGGCAG GTGTTCATGTTACGGAGGGCTTCTGAGGAGCCCAGAGGGCATGCAGCTGCAATCATGGCAGACGTGTTAGTGGATGCTGAGTGCAGAGGCATTATCAATGCATCTCAGAAGAAAGTACTTCTCCAGCAGATGGCCCTCCTTCTCACTTGA
- the LOC132165851 gene encoding diacylglycerol kinase 2 isoform X1: MVYLGNSLVRLLTSSDAYYPFVFGCLAIGSFGLLAVIYTFLRWKKRTSLKWVKAAATAKKEVWNNLKLPLSHHMWIEDFAYCEEPSMCSVCLTSLVSPQNLGTKASSLTPVHRCSVCGVAAHFNCSQFAVKDCKCLAQAGLNHVRHHWSEKWVNMDDNPDVFAFCFYCDEPCGVPFLDASPTWHCLWCQRLIHVKCHAKMEKESGDVCDLGPLKRTILSPLCVKEVDEANSGVGMLTSITKEIISSSVYGQIKRRNHRSSRGSSRSINGKLQDASVTDTAVDYALNGLADLKRPSVDLNIDYKKKDGKPLSVKGIHNGLRQRKNGTATYCQIKKLALVDLPQDARPVLVFINARSGGQDGPTLRWRLNMLLNPVQIFELTASQGPEVGLDLFSKVQYFKVLVCGGDGTVSWVLDAIEKHNFESPPPVAILPLGTGNDLSRVLQWGRGFSTVDGQGGLTTLLQNINHAAVTMVDRWKVNIREENPERKVNKVQSKFMMNYLGIGCDAKVAYEVHVTREINPEKFCSQFVNKLRYAKEGARDIMDRTCADLPWRVCLEVDGKDIDIPKDSEGLIVLNIGSYMGGVDLWQNDYEHDDDFTVQSMHDKLLEVVCVCGAWHLGKLQVGLSQARRLAQGTVIRIHSSSPFPVQIDGEPFMKQPGSIEISHHGQVFMLRRASEEPRGHAAAIMADVLVDAECRGIINASQKKVLLQQMALLLT, translated from the exons ATGGTTTATTTGGGCAATTCGCTTGTACGGTTGCTGACCAGCTCCGATGCCTACTATCCATTTGTTTTTGGATGTCTTGCCATTGGATCATTTGGGCTTCTGGCTGTCATATATACGTTTCTTAGGTGGAAAAAAAGGACGTCTCTAAAATGGGTTAAAGCTGCGGCGACAGCAAAGAAAGAAGTTTGGAATAATCTAAAATTGCCCCTATCACATCATATGTGGATCGAAGATTTTGCTTATTGTGAAGAGCCATCCATGTGCAGTGTTTGCTTGACTTCCTTGGTGTCTCCTCAAAATTTAGGTACAAAAGCTTCATCACTTACTCCTGTCCATCGTTGCTCTGTCTGTGGTGTAGCAGCTCATTTTAATTGTTCTCAGTTTGCAGTAAAGGATTGTAAGTGTTTGGCACAAGCCGGTCTTAACCATGTTCGACACCACTGGTCAGAAAAATGGGTTAATATGGATGATAACCCTGATgtatttgctttctgtttttaCTGTGATGAACCATGTGGTGTTCCTTTTCTTGATGCATCTCCTACATGGCATTGCCTATGGTGTCAGCGCCTCATTCATGTCAAATGTCATGCCAAAATGGAGAAAGAATCTGGTGATGTTTGTGATCTGGGTCCTCTTAAAAGGACTATTCTTTCTCCACTCTGCGTTAAAGAAGTTGATGAAGCAAACAGTGGAGTTGGAATGCTAACTTCTATCACAAAGGAAATTATATCTTCTTCTGTTTATGGTCAGATTAAAAGAAGGAACCACCGCAGCAGCCGTGGAAGCAGTCGTTCTATTAATGGTAAGTTGCAAGATGCTTCAGTGACTGATACAGCTGTGGATTATGCGCTTAATGGCCTTGCTGATTTGAAGAGGCCCAGTGTTGATTTGAATATTGATTACAAAAAGAAGGATGGCAAACCACTCAGTGTAAAGGGGATCCATAATGGGTtaagacaaagaaaaaatggaaCTGCCACGTATTGTCAAATTAAGAAACTTGCACTGGTTGATTTGCCGCAAGATGCCAGACCTGTTTTGGTATTTATAAATGCCAGGAGTGGAGGTCAAGATGGGCCTACTCTTCGGTGGAGACTGAACATGCTATTAAACCCTGTGCAG ATTTTTGAATTGACTGCTTCTCAGGGCCCTGAGGTGGGTTTGGATTTGTTCAGTAAAGTACAATACTTTAAGGTTTTGGTCTGTGGTGGAGATGGCACCGTTTCATGGGTCCTTGATGCAATCGAGAAGCACAATTTTGAATCACCTCCACCTGTTGCTATCCTTCCACTCGGTACAGGAAATGATTTGTCAAGGGTACTGCAGTGGGGAAGAGGTTTTTCTACAGTTGATGGACAAGGTGGCTTGACCACACTTTTGCAGAACATTAATCATGCTGCAGTTACAATGGTAGATCGCTGGAAAGTAAATATTAGAGAAGAAAATCCAGAACGCAAAGTTAATAAAGTGCAATCCAAGTTCATGATGAACTATTTAG GTATTGGATGTGATGCAAAGGTTGCTTATGAAGTTCATGTTACTCGGGAGATAAATCCAGAAAAGTTCTGTAGTCAG TTTGTTAATAAATTGCGATATGCCAAAGAGGGTGCCAGGGATATAATGGATAGAACTTGTGCTGATTTACCATGGCGAGTTTGCCTTGAAGTCGATGGGAAAGACATTGACATTCCAAAG GATTCTGAGGGTTTAATTGTGCTCAACATTGGCAGCTATATGGGTGGAGTAGATCTTTGGCAAAATGACTAtgagcatgatgatgattttactGTGCAGTCCATGCATGATAAATTGCTTGAGGTTGTATGTGTTTGTGGAGCATGGCACCTTGGCAAACTTCAG GTTGGACTTTCCCAAGCTAGAAGACTAGCTCAAGGGACAGTCATAAGAATACATTCTTCCAGTCCTTTCCCAGTTCAAATAGATGGGGAGCCATTCATGAAGCAACCTGGAAGCATAGAAATATCACACCATGGGCAG GTGTTCATGTTACGGAGGGCTTCTGAGGAGCCCAGAGGGCATGCAGCTGCAATCATGGCAGACGTGTTAGTGGATGCTGAGTGCAGAGGCATTATCAATGCATCTCAGAAGAAAGTACTTCTCCAGCAGATGGCCCTCCTTCTCACTTGA
- the LOC132165851 gene encoding diacylglycerol kinase 2 isoform X2: MVYLGNSLVRLLTSSDAYYPFVFGCLAIGSFGLLAVIYTFLRWKKRTSLKWVKAAATAKKEVWNNLKLPLSHHMWIEDFAYCEEPSMCSVCLTSLVSPQNLGTKASSLTPVHRCSVCGVAAHFNCSQFAVKDCKCLAQAGLNHVRHHWSEKWVNMDDNPDVFAFCFYCDEPCGVPFLDASPTWHCLWCQRLIHVKCHAKMEKESGDVCDLGPLKRTILSPLCVKEVDEANSGVGMLTSITKEIISSSVYGQIKRRNHRSSRGSSRSINGKLQDASVTDTAVDYALNGLADLKRPSVDLNIDYKKKDGKPLSVKGIHNGLRQRKNGTATYCQIKKLALVDLPQDARPVLVFINARSGGQDGPTLRWRLNMLLNPVQIFELTASQGPEVGLDLFSKVQYFKVLVCGGDGTVSWVLDAIEKHNFESPPPVAILPLGTGNDLSRVLQWGRGFSTVDGQGGLTTLLQNINHAAVTMVDRWKVNIREENPERKVNKVQSKFMMNYLGIGCDAKVAYEVHVTREINPEKFCSQFVNKLRYAKEGARDIMDRTCADLPWRVCLEVDGKDIDIPKLYGWSRSLAK; this comes from the exons ATGGTTTATTTGGGCAATTCGCTTGTACGGTTGCTGACCAGCTCCGATGCCTACTATCCATTTGTTTTTGGATGTCTTGCCATTGGATCATTTGGGCTTCTGGCTGTCATATATACGTTTCTTAGGTGGAAAAAAAGGACGTCTCTAAAATGGGTTAAAGCTGCGGCGACAGCAAAGAAAGAAGTTTGGAATAATCTAAAATTGCCCCTATCACATCATATGTGGATCGAAGATTTTGCTTATTGTGAAGAGCCATCCATGTGCAGTGTTTGCTTGACTTCCTTGGTGTCTCCTCAAAATTTAGGTACAAAAGCTTCATCACTTACTCCTGTCCATCGTTGCTCTGTCTGTGGTGTAGCAGCTCATTTTAATTGTTCTCAGTTTGCAGTAAAGGATTGTAAGTGTTTGGCACAAGCCGGTCTTAACCATGTTCGACACCACTGGTCAGAAAAATGGGTTAATATGGATGATAACCCTGATgtatttgctttctgtttttaCTGTGATGAACCATGTGGTGTTCCTTTTCTTGATGCATCTCCTACATGGCATTGCCTATGGTGTCAGCGCCTCATTCATGTCAAATGTCATGCCAAAATGGAGAAAGAATCTGGTGATGTTTGTGATCTGGGTCCTCTTAAAAGGACTATTCTTTCTCCACTCTGCGTTAAAGAAGTTGATGAAGCAAACAGTGGAGTTGGAATGCTAACTTCTATCACAAAGGAAATTATATCTTCTTCTGTTTATGGTCAGATTAAAAGAAGGAACCACCGCAGCAGCCGTGGAAGCAGTCGTTCTATTAATGGTAAGTTGCAAGATGCTTCAGTGACTGATACAGCTGTGGATTATGCGCTTAATGGCCTTGCTGATTTGAAGAGGCCCAGTGTTGATTTGAATATTGATTACAAAAAGAAGGATGGCAAACCACTCAGTGTAAAGGGGATCCATAATGGGTtaagacaaagaaaaaatggaaCTGCCACGTATTGTCAAATTAAGAAACTTGCACTGGTTGATTTGCCGCAAGATGCCAGACCTGTTTTGGTATTTATAAATGCCAGGAGTGGAGGTCAAGATGGGCCTACTCTTCGGTGGAGACTGAACATGCTATTAAACCCTGTGCAG ATTTTTGAATTGACTGCTTCTCAGGGCCCTGAGGTGGGTTTGGATTTGTTCAGTAAAGTACAATACTTTAAGGTTTTGGTCTGTGGTGGAGATGGCACCGTTTCATGGGTCCTTGATGCAATCGAGAAGCACAATTTTGAATCACCTCCACCTGTTGCTATCCTTCCACTCGGTACAGGAAATGATTTGTCAAGGGTACTGCAGTGGGGAAGAGGTTTTTCTACAGTTGATGGACAAGGTGGCTTGACCACACTTTTGCAGAACATTAATCATGCTGCAGTTACAATGGTAGATCGCTGGAAAGTAAATATTAGAGAAGAAAATCCAGAACGCAAAGTTAATAAAGTGCAATCCAAGTTCATGATGAACTATTTAG GTATTGGATGTGATGCAAAGGTTGCTTATGAAGTTCATGTTACTCGGGAGATAAATCCAGAAAAGTTCTGTAGTCAG TTTGTTAATAAATTGCGATATGCCAAAGAGGGTGCCAGGGATATAATGGATAGAACTTGTGCTGATTTACCATGGCGAGTTTGCCTTGAAGTCGATGGGAAAGACATTGACATTCCAAAG CTATATGGGTGGAGTAGATCTTTGGCAAAATGA